Below is a window of Syngnathus typhle isolate RoL2023-S1 ecotype Sweden linkage group LG12, RoL_Styp_1.0, whole genome shotgun sequence DNA.
TGACCTCACTGAAGTCATCTATGTAGACAATTATCAATCGATTACTACCATTTACCTAACTAATTAATCTAATTTAACtttgaaaaacaataatacatttGTGTGGGTGCTTATTTTCTGACATATTGCAGACTAAAGCAATAACAGAATCTTAATTCATGTGTGTTCTGCAAGGTCAAAGAAATGATGTGAGTAATTTGATATATAACCAgattatttgacaaaataataGTCAGATTATTTTAAATACCATAAATAATCACTAATTTCAACCCAAATTCCTATATGCATCCATTTCCAAACTGTTTAtcctatatctttttttaaattattctttCATAAACATGTGGATTATCGCATTTTAAAGCGACTAGCCTTTGTAATCACGCTAACATCAAAGAGTCGTAACTGCAGTGTTACACGTTTACCACAAGACGGCGCAATTTCCACAACACGTCcactttttaattaaaatagttatTGACTTCAAACTCTTTCTACCTCTTTGTAAATTACCCAGAAAATCATTAATGATTTTATACACTATTCTTGTTCCGGAACTTTAAACACATTTTGAGaaatatttaattcattttttaaaagatggttccttgtttcttttttttttttttttttgtggatctctttattttcttttacttaGTTTCtttctatttcatttttaaattgtattttaacTGCATTACCGTTACTCGTCGAAAGAAATGTTGGCTaccgcaaaaaaagaaaaaagaaaaagatgactcaactcTCGCTTGATGGGCGTTGCCTTTTCCCACATTCGTGAAAAAATTCCGTGAGCGTGACATTCTGGAATTTCCCCACCGATTTAGGTAGGTAAAAGTGCTCGTTGGTAGCCTTTTATCCCcgtttagtttttattttaaaaagtgacAGTAAACTAcgtgactttttattttatttaggagGCCAAACACGTTAGCGCTAATACTGATTTTCGTGCAGTTGTTGGAATATTCCATTGGGGTTGGCATGTTTGCGGAAGTGAATTTGGTAGTATTGTTGATAAAGTTGAGGTGAAAGCCGATATCTTGCATTCTGCTCTTTCAGCGTAGTGCAAAACTTCAGAATCCACCAGCACAAACATGTCAGTTTGGGTGagtacttaaaaaaaattctgcatGCAATGTTTACTTGACCAATTAAGAGCAGTGAATGGAATCTTTATTTTAATTACTATAGGATGATTTGGATTTGCTGTTGGACTCCCCCTCCTCACTGAGCGTGACAGTAAGTTTCCTATCAATTTCTcaacaattaatcaattaaacaaaacaaatgagataTAATCTATACAAAGTGGGTGGGAGTAAAATGCCATATGTGGCCTAATGTTTATTTAATGATTGTGTTGTgtgtctattattattattagtccaACGGAAGGGGAACTGTGAAGGACAACGCCAATTTTAAAGTGGAAGAGGATGTGGCTGCCATAAGGAAGGCAATAGAGGGCATTGGTAAGAATATCATAATTTTTTAATATATCCCAAATCTTCATTCTTTACTGTGTTTATTGACATATCTGATATCTCTTTTCTTGCAGGCACAACAGAAAAGACCCTAATCGAGGTGCTGACCCAAAGAAGCAACGCTCAGCGTCAACTCATCGCTAACGCCTACGAGAAAGCCACGGGAAGAGTAAGTGTGAAATATTGCGAGAAATATTGCAGGGGAGATAATATCAACTTGTCCGCCTCAGGCATTAATTGCTGATCTGGAAGGTGACACCCATGGAGACTTTGAGGATTTGTTGGTGGCCTTAGTAAAACCTCCTGCCGTCTACGACTGTCATGAGGTCATCAAAGCCATCAAGGTGAGGTGAAGCGCTCATTtcacacaccttttttttttttaatcgcaaaCTACCTCACACACTTGAAAGTGGCCCTGGATCTTTACCCAGCCTAGCCTTATGCAAATTAGCACCACTATTGGGAAACAGCCTGAATACTATATGGCCTTCCAGGGCGCAGGGACCACCGAGTGCACGTTGACTGAAATCTTTGCATCGAGATCCAACAGACAAATCAAAGCCATGTCTGACGAGTACCTGTCAGGTAAGCATCGTGCACCTCGAAGTTTTGCATTCCACCACCTAGCAATTGCGTAACAGTACTTTATGTGTGTCGTAGAAACGGGAAAATTGATGATTCACGACCTCAAGTCAGAGGTGTCTGGAGAGTATGGCAAAGCACTGCTCATCTTGGCCGAAGTAAGTTTGAATCATTCTTTAGTTGGGAGTTAGGACTATAAAATAAGATCTAATATTAATGGTGCTGTTTTCCTCCCAGGGGAAGCGGGACGAGAGCCTCGGTGTGGATTCAGCCCAAGCCAAAGCAGATGCCAAAGTACTGCACagtatattattattgttttgtttttgaagctaACAAACTAAGGACTTGTTCTTATTGTCCTGAATGCCCCCAGGCTTTGTATGAGGCAGGAGAAAAGAAGTGGGGAACCGACGAGGGCAGGTTCATCGACATCTTGTGCCACAAGAGTGTTCCTCAGCTAAGACAAAGTGAGTCATTTATCTTCacttcctgtcttttttttttatgctaaaaggccacattgatttttttaaatgaaaatgagTTGCGCAGATCATTtgctgaatgtaaaaaaaaaaaaaaaaaaagaaattcattcaatttttttttttaaattcagctAAACTGTATCAAATTCATCACTAGGTTGCAACAGAGACTAGAAGAGTTACAGAAAGGAATAGAAATAGGCTTTCTTGGCAAACATTTATGGATCAACACCTATTGTGAATTTCTGTATTGAAAATTCTGTACTGAAAAGTTGTAGTGCGTTTTGAGTTCAAGTTGAGTTCAAGTACCCACAAGCCGGATATCCTTTACTTTTGTGAGTCACGTTccatcagagaaaaaaaaaatcttgacacCAATGAAGTTTCAAAAGGGGGACAAGCAATGTACTTACCGCTATCTAGCGGTTAGAGCATTTAATGGTTCTGCCTGTTACCACAATGTCACTGTCACACTGACAGATACTTGACCCaaattataatatataattaatTGCTGTTACAAAATAACGTCAGGAACATAACATCCATATCGCATGTGTGTAGCTCTGGTGGAGTACAAGAATATAAGTAAGAAGACTCTGCAGGAGAGCATCGAGGGTGAAATGTCCGGAAACTTGGAGGAGCTTCTCGTGGCTGTTGGTGAGAATGAGTGACGCATTTGTTGAGtcttgtttgtttgtccttTCAGATAATAAAATTATATGTATGTCGTGTCCTCTTATGAAGTTGtacgtttgtttttgttccccCTCTAGTCAAATGTGTGAAAAGCGTCCCAGCGTACCTTGCAGAGCGGCTTTTCAAGAGCATGAGGGTGAGCGGCATGGCGTCCCTTTCACGATACCCCAAAAGGCATTGTTTCGCATCTTTGTTTAGTTTCAATGCAGCAGATGATCGCATTGTCATCAGAAGCGCCGAGAAGAATGTTAAGCCTGTCGATTGGGGGTGATGGGGAAATGTGCAACGTTGGTTGAAATGTAActgtgtgatttaaaaaaaagaaaagcatcagCTTGGAAATGTGTTCCATCCCTttaaccttttattttttttaaatgtgtctttAGGGTTTGGGGACAACAGAGTCCACACTGACCCGGATACTGGTCAGCCGCTCCGAAATTGACTTGCTGGACATTAAAGCAGAGTATAAGAAGCTGTTTGGATATTCACTCTACTCTAAGCTGGAGGTCAATACAAACATATTTGataaacattgaaaaaaaaaatcctaataaACAACCTACCCTTCtttttccttccctccctcagtcTGAAGTGTCAGGCAGCTACGGTGACGCCCTGAAACATCTGTGCGGCCAAGACTAACTCCCTCAAAATTCCTGCAATGACAAATGGACGAGGGACTTTTCCCCAATAGTGGAACACAAGAGGACAACTTGAATGGACCATGGCATTTTAGCTATTTCGGTACTAAGCCTCCCAAACCTAAAAGCATTTCACATTCCACTGACTAATAACTGTGACAATTAAATAAAGCAATACCAAGATATTTATGCAcaaaaagttttatttcaaggttTTACTCAAATTGCTATAACCGACTCCGACGCACGTCATCAGAACTTTATCTCCCCCTTTGCGTTCGTCCTCTAGAGGCTTGCGAAGTTCAATTTTGAACATGATCTGGAAAAAATCTCGAATGTGTCTTAGAAACTCCATCCTGTTGAGAGAACAAAGAGACACTTTTAGTTAGCTAGGAAatgaattcattcattttctgtagTGCTTGCCCTCATTGGGGTCATTAGTGAACTGGGTCCTATAACGAGTAACCTTTAATTTAGTTAGTGACAGCACCTATATTTTGACTTCAATGCATGGGGGTcatttattaatattaaaaatgaaaagaatgaaGCTTGAGGTCAGCCATCTGGACGAAGAGGCGTGTATAGTGATGGCACTGCCAATCTTCAGTTATCATAGTACTGTACTTGAGAGCAACACAGCACCAGTACCATGATAACTGAAAATGGACAGTTCATAGTTGACTCAGCATCACGGCCATTTGTCACCACAGAAAAACAGTTTGGTGAACTTTGGGCTTATCCTGGTTGTCTTATGGTTGAATAATACCTAAGCAGGAAGTCTGTTTATACTGTAACTAAACCAAAATGGCACATTATAACCTTCGCTGTGTGTTCCAATGACTTACGTGTACGGCGAAAGGGGTCCGAGCAAAAGCTTTGACACGTCCTGTTGGCCAAGGGTCATCAGGAGCAACGCCAGGCTCTGATTGGATGAATCCACACAGCCGCCCTTCAAACACAAAGAGGGACCACCGTGTGTTTGTCAACTTTGAAATGTACGTCATAGAATCGGGGATGTTTGGACCTGCGATGGCGGGACAACTCCGATGCAGCAAATTCATGTTTAAAGTCAAAATTATTCTTAACTATAAGTTAAAAATTGTCATTCTTTAAGCCTAACATTATTTTCTCCAAGTTACTAAAATTTATTCAATTGACCCTAATATTCCTAATTTCCACTACTGCATAGCTGATAATTGTGTCGCGTTCAGATGCTAATGACACCAGACACAAATGTGGTCAGTCACATTTTTTCTTATCAATCATCTTGTTTTCACTGTCTTTCTTTCAGTAATACAAAGAATGTCTGTTTCAGAGTGAAAAACAAAAGTCTCCCAAGACAACACAAGTCTATTCGGGAAAAGTCCCTTAAATGCCATTTGCGTTTTCCGACAAAGACATTATTTgtacatttcaaaaaacaatTTGTTCTTCTATAAGGTCAATGAGAAAAATGGTAAATCTAAGAGAGAAAAGTAAATCTTCAATTTTTAATACACTACAGTAAATTACTGATGAATAGCCCAAAAACAAGCAAGCATCGCAAATCAATAACATCTTTCGAGGACCACTTACATCAGCTGCCGTCCATTGTTGATGTTGagtccaaaaacaaaatgtccatGAAGTGAGCTTGCATTACTACAAGCAGACTGTACTGATTAACCACAGAGCAAACATGCAGAGCAcccgtttgtttttttgtttttaaaagaaaaaaaaaaaaaatcgcaactCCAGATGGACAATCAATATCCTTGTTCCCGCTCACTTCTCAACTGTGACCAACTCCACGATTACAGTTGGGTTATTTAAAAtagcagttattcaaataaagaCTTCTGTAAGGACCTGATCTGCCAgatgctgctgccttaaaaaaaaaaaaaaaaaaaagccaagcatGCTCGAGCCTCTGGAGCAGGCACATCAGCTCCGGGCCGTGCTGCTGCTGCGACTGAAGAGGAAGCATCCAACAATATTGCTCTTTCAGAGTTAATAAGCAATACCCTGACCAGCTAACTGGATTCACATGGCTCCAATCAGAAGCCAAGGCAGACTCACTCCCAGCACACACTTGCTGAAACGAATTCTTCATTTCACACTACTACTGTTTGACAttatttgtttctgtttttacATAGCGATGCTCACCTTGGCAACTGCAaccgagcaaaaacaaaaaagttgaaTCCTGAATACCGCttctgagggtttttttttgcgaCGGCCGCATCTGACATGGAGCGATACGGCTAAttatgtcatttatttatttgatcaatTATTAATTACCAGTATTTAACAATTATGGTATCGGGTAAATTTTTTTCAACTAAAGTACCGGTACCTGGCGCAACACTAAATTTGTCTTTTTGACACCTCCCACATGCTAGTTGTGTATATAAACAAATTCATAGCTGCATTCCAGAATGAAATTGGTGGTCATTACTGGGGAATGTCAGCAAACAAGGGAAGTGAGTGTAACCGTTGCAACACATCTGAGTCATGCCCTGACCGCAGCCAAAGAAGACCATATTGTCCGACGACGGGCTGAAAACAACATTCCCAAGTGCCGTTGTTGACATCTACTTGCAGTTGTAAAATACAGTGACAGTGCTTTATTGGCATCCTAATTGTTGCATGACCACGTCACCATTCTGTGCAGAAATAATTCCAACCCAAAAGCTAACAGATCTTATGACTGTACTACCATCCGGTGTGGTTGAGCCACCAAAAAGAAAGAGCTTGTCAGTTTGCATAGAACTTTACATTTGATTAACAAACCAAATCATGTTTTGCGGCATATGGGCTAAGAATCCAAATTGGTTTTACTTCTCGATTAAATGAGAAACTGAAAACAATTTAAACACTTACCCGATATACTTCTTCCAGCAGCAGCTTGGCGCAGTTACGGCCGAGGTCCTCGGGCAAAACGGGTTCTCCTTGACCCTGTGGCGTGGAACACATCTCAGCACTGAGAAAACAGCCTTCGAGAGTCTCTGCCACTAGAGTCAGCCCAAAACCTGGTGACCTGCAACAAACCGATACGGCAGTTTGAGGACAACAATAACAACCATAATGTACCTCTTCTGCAAAACCTGCCGAAATAGGAAATATGATGCTTGTAATatatcttgttttgtttttgtcatgtcatAACTGGTAAGTTAAATTTACAAATTAAGTATAGTTAAGTACCGAGCAGTGTAAAAAATGCACAATTACACGTGTACAATTTTTACATATTTACCAGGCGATTTTCAAATGTGACTGGTCCACCAAGTGTGAAAGCCAATCAATAAATTGTGTTGTACAACCACCTAGTGATGAGGTAGGTGAATTACAGTTTTGTCATGAACCCAGTATTGCAAACCTgagcttgtgttttttttttttctggtgctCCTGCACAAACTGCTGCGTTGAGCATCGTCTGTAAAAGTATGTTGGGACTGTTCCAACTCAGAGCAAAGCAGCTACGTGGATGGAAACTCACTTGCCAGAGCTGACTCCCTTCATATGGTCCGTATAGATGTAGATATCTGGAATGAACTGGTTTAGGACGCCCCGCGCCGACTCCACAATCCTGTTGCCCATTTGAGGGGAAACTCTCACTGAATATCTGCGTTTGAATTGTCAAGGCTCAGACAGAAATGATGACGTTGGAAAAAGTTTACATAGCGCTCATAATGCACAAATAAGCCATAGAGTAAGATCATTTGAAGGATACGCTACTCCTCGGATTCTCTTAATCTTTCCGGAGTCAGTAAGCTGCAGAGGCCTGACGGTCTTTCGGACGGGACACGTGAAGACAACCTCACCGCCTCCACCGGGTGCCATTCCCCTTTTGACCACCTGAGGGCACAAGAACAAAGATTCAGCCTTGGTTTTTAGTGTCTGAACTTGAACGTTAATAAAGTTTTACTCATCACCTTTAGGTCAAACCCTTCGCCCTCAATGCCAAACTTCTTCATCAGAGGAAGAGCACTACACTTCAGCCGATCAACCTAAAGAAGATGCATTTGTTAAAACAGCGGCGGCAACAGgcatggttgccatgacaacatccATCTCCCACAAAACTTCCATCACCGCAATACTGATACTTTTTGAGTATGAGTAAATAAATCCCTCCATGAGGAACTACAGTAGGCATACACATTTATCAGAACTGATGACACAGGCTGAGGGTGTGACAATAGTTATCTCACTGTTGGGTCCGTGGGGTTATTGGTGACGCCAAGCAAGGTGGCCTTCAATGGGGTCTTCATGAAGGGAGCCAGCATGAGCAGAGCCTCCAGGTAGTACCCAATGGACCGTTGCAAATTACAGTCGTGTTCTATAGATCCCCCGTAAAGTAAGCCAGGCTGGTAGAATAACACGGTGCCTTGAAGAGGACATGGGTAGCATCAATGAGTGAGGAATATGGAacttgaaagaaaaataaacaacaaaaacaagggTTTGAAAATGTTGCTAAAAATAGATTAAAGATGGCTCCATGTTGAGACTCACTTTGGTTTGTAtattgtctgtttttgtttgcagcCACTTAGTTAACGTAAGCAGAGAAAATCATGCTAAtatggaagattttttttttattagaatgcccttacaaatacatttgaattatTCAATAAATACGAATGCATAAGTTGTAAATAGCACATTCatgtatacaataaaaaaaactaatattCACCTGTTTGATTTATTTCTATTATGGAGCCATTGGTCACTTTGTCCAGAAGTCTGATGAAGCTGGCTTCAAAATCTGGAGAACATTCAAAAAGCAAGCATTCAAAAACATAGAAATATAGAAGTTCTTTTAAATGTTGTTAGACAGAGTACGGATAGTTTTTAAAGGCGTGACTGACGTTTTCGCATACCAATCAAGACATGATCATGGAACAATTCTAACGCAACAAAACGGCGTTTGAAATTGAGTTTATCTTTATTAAATTTCTTGCGATTATACAATTAAAAAAGTATTCAAtaataacaaatgttgattacAATTAAACTGGAAATCTCAGAGCCTTAGGATCTCCCCCTCGATCACCGTCACCAAACTCACTCCCAACTGCGTAGCAGCTAGCACGTTAGCATGGATGCTAACTGCGACGCCACATGAATTTTGCCTGCCCAACTCACTCACCACGGAGCCCCGGGTTGTCGTCTTTGGACCTTATATTCCGGATTTTAACCCTTTTCCCACTCAGTGTGGCCAAAACGAGGCGCTGCCTGAAGAAGTTACAGCCGTCGTAGGAGAGCCCGTGGCTTGCCATGATGACG
It encodes the following:
- the anxa3b gene encoding annexin A3b, giving the protein MSVWDDLDLLLDSPSSLSVTSNGRGTVKDNANFKVEEDVAAIRKAIEGIGTTEKTLIEVLTQRSNAQRQLIANAYEKATGRALIADLEGDTHGDFEDLLVALVKPPAVYDCHEVIKAIKGAGTTECTLTEIFASRSNRQIKAMSDEYLSETGKLMIHDLKSEVSGEYGKALLILAEGKRDESLGVDSAQAKADAKALYEAGEKKWGTDEGRFIDILCHKSVPQLRQTLVEYKNISKKTLQESIEGEMSGNLEELLVAVVKCVKSVPAYLAERLFKSMRGLGTTESTLTRILVSRSEIDLLDIKAEYKKLFGYSLYSKLESEVSGSYGDALKHLCGQD
- the rcl1 gene encoding RNA 3'-terminal phosphate cyclase-like protein isoform X2, yielding MLGEAKSGPDGNATPRLLRLPGNTRGFPLTRAKQEKRASHNNNTTVIMASHGLSYDGCNFFRQRLVLATLSGKRVKIRNIRSKDDNPGLRDFEASFIRLLDKVTNGSIIEINQTGTVLFYQPGLLYGGSIEHDCNLQRSIGYYLEALLMLAPFMKTPLKATLLGVTNNPTDPTVDRLKCSALPLMKKFGIEGEGFDLKVVKRGMAPGGGGEVVFTCPVRKTVRPLQLTDSGKIKRIRGVAYSVRVSPQMGNRIVESARGVLNQFIPDIYIYTDHMKGVSSGKSPGFGLTLVAETLEGCFLSAEMCSTPQGQGEPVLPEDLGRNCAKLLLEEVYRGGCVDSSNQSLALLLMTLGQQDVSKLLLGPLSPYTMEFLRHIRDFFQIMFKIELRKPLEDERKGGDKVLMTCVGVGYSNLSKTLK
- the rcl1 gene encoding RNA 3'-terminal phosphate cyclase-like protein isoform X1, encoding MRTIVSLWKLLIRRLAPRLLRLPGNTRGFPLTRAKQEKRASHNNNTTVIMASHGLSYDGCNFFRQRLVLATLSGKRVKIRNIRSKDDNPGLRDFEASFIRLLDKVTNGSIIEINQTGTVLFYQPGLLYGGSIEHDCNLQRSIGYYLEALLMLAPFMKTPLKATLLGVTNNPTDPTVDRLKCSALPLMKKFGIEGEGFDLKVVKRGMAPGGGGEVVFTCPVRKTVRPLQLTDSGKIKRIRGVAYSVRVSPQMGNRIVESARGVLNQFIPDIYIYTDHMKGVSSGKSPGFGLTLVAETLEGCFLSAEMCSTPQGQGEPVLPEDLGRNCAKLLLEEVYRGGCVDSSNQSLALLLMTLGQQDVSKLLLGPLSPYTMEFLRHIRDFFQIMFKIELRKPLEDERKGGDKVLMTCVGVGYSNLSKTLK
- the rcl1 gene encoding RNA 3'-terminal phosphate cyclase-like protein isoform X3, which translates into the protein MLAPFMKTPLKATLLGVTNNPTDPTVDRLKCSALPLMKKFGIEGEGFDLKVVKRGMAPGGGGEVVFTCPVRKTVRPLQLTDSGKIKRIRGVAYSVRVSPQMGNRIVESARGVLNQFIPDIYIYTDHMKGVSSGKSPGFGLTLVAETLEGCFLSAEMCSTPQGQGEPVLPEDLGRNCAKLLLEEVYRGGCVDSSNQSLALLLMTLGQQDVSKLLLGPLSPYTMEFLRHIRDFFQIMFKIELRKPLEDERKGGDKVLMTCVGVGYSNLSKTLK